A genomic stretch from Chloroflexota bacterium includes:
- a CDS encoding ThiF family adenylyltransferase: MTTEQSRAELFLSQELGVSDLPLARTRLAASEIALVISRELAEDRLAQLTLLTAANILCRLGPYCPAITVSAPQAARVAPGVPLLPAGAALAPALCQFMTEVQRPADRSARRYRVAGPAERFDLAFAIGSTSVLAGRTLYAWYERWTGGFRSTPRPPRYHGPNPFGALLAGMLGATAASRLLLARVAAPASSPRPLPSEATLSAYSYSRPDDPAAEPDLPAVVDLRPAGPTLLVGGGAVASGVAFALASLGRAAGTLDVVDDDALDATNLERHLISAWTDIGAPKARRLAEVFGNGVWNGLHLHPRICRYEALPPQPWPTVIAAVDRPDPRRRLEFDLPRVLLNAGTVGSEFVVSRHDYGAGPCAECLYPERPAAVKSPTEIVAAQTGLSVGEILDLQATGAPVGADQLSRIAGSGGLVFPPDALSRAAREGIGALASAACTTAVVRPSQPVATIGFVAALPGLLLAAELIKEAAMGALATGRPPLSGNRNIFRMDTFGGLADELEHAKSSRGCRCRNKVMQAAYQRRWTWAANA; encoded by the coding sequence ATGACGACTGAACAGAGCCGCGCCGAGCTGTTCCTCAGCCAGGAGCTGGGCGTGTCGGACCTCCCCCTCGCGCGGACGCGGCTGGCGGCGAGCGAGATCGCGCTGGTGATCTCCCGCGAGCTCGCCGAGGACCGCCTGGCCCAGCTTACCCTCCTGACCGCCGCGAACATACTCTGCCGCCTGGGACCGTACTGCCCGGCGATCACCGTCTCCGCGCCCCAGGCGGCCCGGGTCGCCCCGGGCGTTCCACTGCTTCCGGCCGGCGCGGCGCTCGCCCCGGCGCTCTGCCAATTCATGACCGAGGTTCAGCGGCCCGCCGACCGCTCGGCGCGTCGATACCGGGTCGCCGGTCCCGCAGAGCGCTTCGATCTGGCCTTTGCCATCGGCTCCACCAGCGTACTCGCGGGCCGAACGCTCTACGCCTGGTACGAGCGATGGACCGGCGGGTTCCGGAGCACGCCCCGGCCGCCCCGCTACCACGGGCCGAACCCCTTCGGGGCGCTGCTTGCCGGCATGCTCGGGGCGACGGCGGCCAGTCGGCTGCTGCTGGCCCGCGTGGCGGCTCCGGCGTCTTCGCCGCGGCCACTGCCCTCCGAGGCGACGCTGTCGGCCTACTCCTATAGCCGTCCGGACGATCCCGCCGCGGAGCCCGACCTCCCCGCGGTGGTCGATCTGCGACCGGCCGGTCCGACGCTGCTCGTCGGCGGTGGCGCGGTGGCCTCCGGGGTGGCCTTCGCCCTCGCGAGTCTGGGCCGTGCGGCCGGGACCCTCGACGTGGTCGACGACGACGCGCTGGACGCGACCAATCTCGAACGACACCTGATCTCCGCTTGGACCGACATCGGCGCACCGAAGGCGCGCCGACTGGCCGAGGTGTTCGGCAATGGCGTCTGGAATGGCCTGCACCTGCATCCCCGCATCTGCCGCTACGAGGCGCTCCCTCCGCAGCCTTGGCCTACCGTCATCGCCGCCGTCGACCGGCCGGACCCGCGGCGCCGACTCGAATTCGACTTGCCGAGGGTGCTCTTGAATGCCGGGACGGTCGGTTCCGAGTTCGTGGTGTCCCGCCACGATTATGGGGCCGGGCCATGCGCGGAGTGCCTGTACCCGGAGCGGCCGGCGGCGGTGAAGTCGCCGACCGAGATCGTCGCCGCCCAAACGGGACTCAGCGTCGGCGAGATCTTGGATCTTCAGGCGACCGGCGCACCGGTCGGCGCCGATCAGCTTTCCCGCATCGCAGGTTCGGGCGGCCTGGTCTTCCCGCCGGATGCGCTCTCCCGCGCCGCTCGCGAGGGCATCGGCGCGCTCGCGAGCGCTGCCTGCACCACCGCGGTAGTACGGCCGAGCCAACCGGTCGCCACGATCGGCTTCGTCGCGGCGTTGCCCGGCCTCCTGCTCGCCGCCGAGTTGATAAAGGAGGCGGCGATGGGCGCCCTGGCTACCGGTCGGCCACCCCTCTCAGGGAACCGGAACATCTTCCGGATGGACACCTTCGGTGGCTTGGCCGACGAGTTGGAGCACGCCAAGTCCAGCCGCGGCTGTCGCTGCCGGAACAAAGTCATGCAGGCCGCCTACCAGCGGCGCTGGACCTGGGCAGCGAACGCATAG
- a CDS encoding HAMP domain-containing histidine kinase: protein MLLAANQFGAPTYDLVRSHLGLFGVLLVMSGAALVAVHARPTTPLRLVRAAHLAVVPAFLGVAVSVLAAPVHWTDVGYWLGFGALTVALPWVGPQLRAIDPQALRMQLSVLVALLVSFPLIVAMAVDGALHAERDAAARDATYGFVLLAVGAAVAASIWMGNRFAQPLRDLAEAVRVIAEDEHASVASPHGPATELARLARDFDDMRARFGERTALLAGLSLTNARLHREAHQALLARDRFLSIAAHELNTPVTSMLGFTQLALRQVRHNEIDASRLDAALTRVERQAVKLTRMIAQLLDLSRLETGELQLERHRIDVAALVRRAVEDIQLAGVRCPIVVSAPSRLEAWVDPIRVEQVVTNLVSNAVKFSPAESAVHVELAAHGNTMLRLAVRDHGPGIPAEHGESIFRAFHQVQPTDVRSGLGLGLFVSSEIVRHHGGTLAVEHPADGGAQFTLLLPSCAHSDAPDPSAWSISATGDAPAARTSAGGEAPTS, encoded by the coding sequence ATGCTGCTTGCTGCGAACCAGTTTGGCGCGCCAACGTACGATCTCGTGCGATCCCACCTCGGACTGTTCGGCGTGCTTCTCGTGATGAGCGGGGCTGCGCTGGTGGCCGTCCACGCCCGGCCAACCACCCCTCTGCGCCTCGTGCGAGCGGCCCACCTGGCGGTTGTGCCCGCGTTTCTCGGCGTCGCCGTGTCTGTGCTGGCCGCGCCGGTACACTGGACGGACGTCGGGTACTGGTTGGGCTTCGGGGCGCTGACGGTGGCGCTGCCGTGGGTGGGCCCGCAGCTTCGTGCGATCGACCCGCAGGCACTTCGCATGCAGCTGTCAGTGCTCGTTGCGTTGCTCGTGTCCTTCCCCTTGATCGTCGCGATGGCGGTCGACGGGGCGTTACACGCAGAGCGAGACGCCGCGGCCCGTGACGCGACCTACGGCTTTGTGCTGCTCGCGGTCGGGGCCGCGGTCGCGGCGAGTATCTGGATGGGGAACCGGTTCGCCCAGCCCCTGCGTGACCTCGCGGAAGCCGTGCGAGTCATCGCGGAGGACGAGCACGCGTCGGTCGCATCGCCTCACGGCCCAGCGACCGAGCTCGCTCGCCTCGCACGTGACTTCGACGACATGCGCGCGCGGTTCGGTGAGCGCACGGCATTGTTGGCGGGACTGTCGCTCACGAATGCGCGGCTCCACCGGGAAGCCCACCAGGCGCTGCTGGCTCGGGATCGGTTCCTGAGCATCGCGGCCCACGAGCTGAACACCCCGGTGACCAGCATGCTGGGCTTTACCCAGCTCGCCCTGCGGCAGGTCCGGCACAACGAGATCGACGCCAGCCGACTGGACGCCGCCCTCACCAGGGTCGAGCGGCAGGCCGTCAAGCTCACGCGTATGATCGCGCAGCTCCTCGATCTCTCGCGACTGGAGACCGGCGAGCTTCAACTCGAACGTCATCGCATCGATGTCGCGGCACTCGTTCGGCGTGCGGTTGAGGACATCCAGCTCGCGGGTGTTCGGTGTCCGATCGTCGTGTCCGCGCCTTCGCGGCTCGAGGCCTGGGTGGACCCCATCAGAGTAGAGCAGGTCGTAACGAACCTCGTCAGCAATGCCGTCAAGTTCAGTCCGGCCGAATCCGCGGTCCACGTCGAGCTCGCCGCTCACGGCAACACGATGCTTCGATTGGCCGTGCGCGACCATGGTCCGGGGATCCCGGCCGAGCACGGCGAGAGCATCTTCCGGGCGTTCCACCAGGTGCAGCCAACCGACGTCCGGTCGGGTCTGGGCCTCGGGCTGTTCGTGAGCAGCGAGATCGTTCGCCATCATGGAGGGACGCTCGCGGTCGAGCATCCGGCGGACGGTGGCGCGCAGTTCACGCTCCTGCTTCCATCGTGCGCCCACAGTGATGCCCCCGACCCTTCGGCATGGTCGATCTCGGCCACTGGTGACGCACCGGCTGCCCGTACCTCTGCCGGCGGCGAGGCTCCGACTTCCTGA
- a CDS encoding L,D-transpeptidase translates to MISRRAFLQAGLAQAGLAAVISLPLATVAAAASCTTDTGDRPFSPCGSDGVLARPAGDPPFEPRWVATFLPTKLWPTATEIDDSVGPVEPGALFRVDAPQRGYRLFVWDPRENRHVFLGSEAVGPADEPFWSAFADDGRWIDVSLGLPQRLRAMQGDQEVFRDLITAGIDRRTKPGFYRILRRVANETMDSRTVPDATRSYLLKDVLYTQYFHNDGSAIHYNWWAVTWGAPGSQGCLGMRLNGARYMWDWATVGTPLAIHE, encoded by the coding sequence GTGATCTCGCGCCGTGCTTTCCTGCAAGCTGGACTTGCCCAGGCTGGCCTTGCCGCCGTCATCAGCCTGCCGCTCGCGACGGTTGCCGCGGCTGCCTCGTGTACGACCGACACGGGCGACCGGCCCTTCTCGCCGTGTGGGTCTGACGGCGTGCTCGCCCGACCGGCCGGTGACCCGCCGTTCGAGCCGCGATGGGTGGCCACCTTCCTGCCGACGAAGCTCTGGCCGACCGCGACCGAGATCGACGATTCGGTCGGACCGGTCGAGCCGGGCGCGCTGTTCCGGGTCGACGCCCCGCAGCGGGGCTACCGCCTGTTCGTCTGGGATCCGCGCGAGAACCGTCACGTCTTCCTCGGATCGGAGGCGGTCGGACCGGCCGACGAGCCATTCTGGTCGGCGTTCGCCGACGACGGCCGCTGGATCGACGTGAGCCTCGGGCTGCCGCAGCGCCTGCGTGCCATGCAGGGCGACCAGGAAGTGTTCCGCGACCTCATCACCGCCGGGATCGACCGCAGGACGAAACCCGGCTTCTACCGCATCCTGCGTCGCGTCGCGAACGAGACGATGGACAGCCGGACCGTCCCGGATGCGACGCGCTCATACCTGCTGAAGGACGTCCTCTATACCCAGTACTTCCACAACGACGGGTCGGCGATCCACTACAACTGGTGGGCTGTCACCTGGGGTGCCCCCGGCTCGCAAGGCTGCCTCGGGATGCGCCTCAACGGCGCCCGCTACATGTGGGACTGGGCCACCGTCGGCACGCCGCTCGCCATTCACGAGTAG
- a CDS encoding redoxin domain-containing protein: MSGRAKRSRPRRQQLGTTVVWLAVLVLVLGGLLGVAAYLVLGLPAPGSPGARAPSSAQGGAASPGAGMVPAPEGPPAPRPGALAPDIAGLALDGSRVALGDLRGKTVMVNFWASWCPPCEREMADLQQLYAEESSAGFVVLGVNEGEAPERAQTFLTRKGITFPNLVDPDMSITRRYEVFGLPNSFFVDPAGVVRARIVGPISLEQMRSHLQQVRQGSTVQQASIPSLFAATSALHDRPVAEVAGGPITLGEVNRRIDLELSLTAIKGGLVTDLTRPERSEELQQLQRIMTERVVDERVVARRAGAAGIAVTDAEVDADLARTAGEAGLTPPALVQALSERGSDIAVLRDSHRAASLIGRFVAERVLTGQNAEGLDDYEPWLAAARAADGVRILLP, from the coding sequence GTGAGCGGGCGCGCTAAGCGATCGCGGCCACGCCGCCAGCAGCTCGGCACGACCGTCGTCTGGCTGGCGGTGCTCGTCCTGGTGCTTGGGGGCCTGCTGGGCGTCGCGGCGTACCTCGTGCTCGGCCTGCCGGCACCGGGCAGCCCTGGTGCCAGAGCGCCTTCGAGCGCGCAGGGTGGCGCGGCCTCCCCGGGTGCCGGGATGGTGCCGGCTCCGGAGGGGCCACCGGCGCCACGCCCGGGTGCGCTGGCGCCGGACATCGCCGGGCTGGCACTGGACGGGTCGCGCGTCGCGCTCGGCGACCTGCGCGGGAAGACGGTCATGGTGAACTTCTGGGCGAGCTGGTGCCCGCCCTGCGAGCGCGAGATGGCCGATCTCCAGCAGCTGTACGCCGAGGAGAGCAGCGCGGGCTTCGTCGTCCTGGGCGTCAACGAAGGCGAAGCACCGGAGCGTGCGCAGACCTTCCTGACACGGAAGGGGATTACCTTCCCAAACCTGGTTGATCCCGACATGAGCATCACCAGGCGCTACGAGGTGTTCGGACTCCCGAACTCCTTCTTCGTCGATCCCGCCGGCGTCGTTCGCGCCCGGATCGTTGGCCCGATCAGTCTGGAGCAGATGCGTAGCCACCTCCAGCAGGTGCGCCAGGGCTCGACCGTCCAGCAGGCGAGCATCCCATCGTTGTTCGCCGCGACGAGCGCCCTGCACGATCGGCCGGTCGCCGAGGTGGCGGGCGGGCCGATCACCCTCGGCGAGGTCAACCGGCGGATCGACCTGGAGCTGAGCCTGACGGCGATTAAGGGGGGCCTCGTCACCGACCTGACCCGCCCGGAGCGCAGCGAGGAGCTCCAGCAGCTCCAACGGATCATGACCGAGCGGGTGGTCGACGAGCGTGTCGTCGCACGGCGCGCCGGCGCGGCCGGCATCGCCGTCACGGATGCCGAGGTCGACGCCGACCTCGCGCGGACGGCCGGCGAGGCCGGCCTGACGCCCCCGGCCCTCGTACAGGCCCTCTCAGAGCGTGGCTCGGACATTGCCGTGCTCCGGGACAGTCACCGCGCCGCCAGCCTGATCGGAAGGTTCGTGGCCGAGCGCGTGCTGACCGGCCAGAATGCTGAGGGGCTCGACGACTACGAGCCGTGGCTCGCAGCGGCGCGCGCGGCTGACGGCGTCCGGATCCTGCTCCCGTGA
- a CDS encoding rhodanese-like domain-containing protein: MRVRQRGVVVTVGIVAMMAATVLAVTMLRPGMAASGPQTAPSAGGFRNVGPAELQQILGSSDPVLVDVHVPNEGYLAGTDARIPYTEVAARIGELPADRDAPIVLYCMSGRMSEIAARRLVDLGYRNVAHLAGGMVAWREAGLPVLSE, translated from the coding sequence ATGAGGGTCAGGCAACGGGGGGTGGTCGTCACGGTTGGCATCGTCGCGATGATGGCGGCCACCGTGCTCGCGGTCACGATGCTGCGCCCCGGAATGGCCGCGTCCGGCCCCCAGACAGCACCGAGCGCCGGCGGCTTCAGGAACGTCGGTCCGGCCGAGCTTCAGCAGATCCTGGGATCGAGCGACCCCGTCCTCGTCGACGTCCACGTGCCCAACGAGGGGTACCTGGCCGGGACGGACGCGCGGATCCCGTACACCGAGGTTGCCGCCCGGATCGGCGAGCTACCGGCCGACCGCGACGCCCCGATCGTCCTCTACTGCATGAGCGGCCGGATGAGCGAGATCGCGGCCAGGAGGCTCGTCGACCTGGGCTACCGCAACGTCGCGCACCTGGCCGGGGGCATGGTCGCCTGGCGGGAGGCCGGCCTGCCCGTGCTGTCGGAGTAG
- a CDS encoding C39 family peptidase, which translates to MQAIRTRTQPTTGHLARHALVLVTLAVTAWTAIPAPTPDTPPALRSAIVWPGVPAAPPVEWAPVRRPVVTRITPADLPADVAEPGSEQVADAPELPPEVVDDGATTLAGPLVSVRDVALRDDGHPDSTVLAQVPRLSVLEAAGPIRDGRIPVRLGLPGGLDTILAWVDASAVQAGPTQGLLRPWDGPFAFGAAQVALSVPYRTQLDGSAAAGANCGPASIGMILQAYGITVPTARLREQAHRFQGTSGPDTGFLLEALEGVVESYGLEGQGLLENRRYRRWTLDEVRTHLRAGHPVIPQLRYRLMPGREWAAVTYDHYLVLTGVDGDDFLFSDPVPWSGRGEGRITAAQLLRAWSNSDAPLAALAVADAR; encoded by the coding sequence ATGCAGGCCATCCGTACCCGCACGCAGCCGACGACCGGTCACCTCGCCCGCCATGCGCTCGTCCTCGTGACCCTGGCCGTGACCGCCTGGACCGCGATCCCGGCGCCGACCCCGGACACGCCGCCGGCGCTGCGCTCCGCGATCGTCTGGCCGGGTGTCCCGGCTGCGCCTCCCGTGGAGTGGGCTCCGGTCAGGCGCCCCGTCGTCACGCGGATCACGCCGGCCGACCTACCGGCCGACGTGGCGGAGCCCGGGTCGGAGCAGGTTGCCGACGCGCCGGAGCTACCACCGGAGGTAGTGGACGACGGCGCGACGACTCTGGCCGGGCCGCTCGTCAGCGTGCGCGACGTCGCCCTGCGCGACGACGGGCATCCGGACTCGACCGTGCTCGCTCAGGTGCCACGCCTCTCCGTACTCGAGGCCGCCGGGCCGATCCGGGACGGCCGGATACCCGTCCGTCTCGGCCTGCCGGGCGGGCTCGACACCATCCTGGCCTGGGTGGACGCCAGCGCCGTCCAGGCCGGACCGACGCAGGGTCTGCTGCGTCCGTGGGACGGTCCGTTCGCCTTCGGCGCGGCGCAGGTCGCCCTGAGCGTCCCCTATCGCACCCAGCTTGACGGGAGCGCCGCCGCCGGCGCGAACTGTGGCCCGGCGAGCATCGGGATGATCCTGCAAGCTTACGGCATCACGGTGCCGACCGCGCGCCTGCGCGAGCAAGCCCACCGCTTCCAGGGGACGTCCGGGCCGGACACCGGCTTCCTGCTGGAGGCGCTCGAAGGCGTCGTGGAGTCGTACGGCCTGGAGGGTCAGGGGCTACTGGAGAATCGGCGCTACCGTCGCTGGACGCTCGACGAGGTCCGGACCCATCTCCGGGCGGGGCACCCGGTCATCCCGCAGCTGCGGTACCGGTTGATGCCAGGACGCGAGTGGGCGGCGGTCACCTACGACCATTACCTCGTCCTCACCGGGGTGGACGGGGACGACTTCCTGTTTAGCGACCCGGTGCCGTGGTCGGGGCGGGGGGAGGGCCGGATCACGGCGGCGCAGCTCCTGCGCGCCTGGTCCAACAGCGACGCCCCGCTGGCGGCGCTGGCCGTCGCCGACGCGCGGTGA
- a CDS encoding sortase — protein sequence MTDPARSPEAMAPPTPGVPGRTGTESPLGGVPPVLGPVVEQNRVLPVPRQWPPSPRALPTRGFGVREQPPERLLVPAIAVDARVMPIGVRVDKQGQLVWETAPFAVGHHQGTGVPGLPGNLVLSGHISSPSEGDVFRRLPDVTVGDGIVVVTSERHWLYLVTATLVVTPDAVQYIEPTLDPVATLIMCVPDGVYSDRLIVRAALV from the coding sequence ATGACAGATCCAGCGCGCAGCCCCGAGGCCATGGCTCCACCGACGCCGGGGGTGCCGGGCCGCACCGGGACCGAGAGCCCGCTCGGCGGCGTGCCGCCCGTTCTTGGCCCGGTCGTGGAACAGAATCGGGTTCTGCCCGTGCCGAGGCAGTGGCCTCCGTCGCCGCGCGCGCTCCCGACCCGCGGGTTTGGCGTTCGGGAGCAGCCGCCCGAGCGACTGCTCGTGCCCGCCATCGCGGTCGACGCCAGGGTCATGCCGATTGGAGTGCGGGTGGACAAGCAGGGGCAGCTCGTCTGGGAGACGGCGCCGTTCGCGGTCGGGCACCACCAGGGCACGGGCGTGCCCGGTCTGCCGGGCAATCTCGTGCTCTCCGGCCACATCAGCAGCCCGAGCGAAGGCGATGTCTTCCGGCGGCTCCCGGACGTGACGGTTGGCGATGGCATCGTCGTCGTCACCTCGGAGCGCCACTGGCTCTACCTGGTCACGGCGACACTGGTCGTCACGCCGGACGCCGTTCAGTACATCGAGCCCACCCTCGACCCGGTGGCTACCCTCATCATGTGCGTCCCGGACGGCGTGTACTCCGATCGCCTGATCGTTCGCGCCGCGCTCGTGTGA
- a CDS encoding isoprenylcysteine carboxylmethyltransferase family protein, translating into MPDEPAAYGLWPIVVVNSAVLLIFAFSFTRPRSPRDWRSFGAFAAFVVALFTEMYGFPLTIYLLAGWLGGRFPELNLLTHNGGHLWQTMLGLPGDPHTSPLHLVSDLVIVAGFILLGASWKVLYAAQRTGRLATTGPYARLRHPQYVGFTLIMAGFLLQWPTLPTLAMFPILVTMYARLARREERDAMAMFGDAYVQYAAATPAFVPRPRPRAVPSAA; encoded by the coding sequence ATGCCTGATGAACCCGCCGCCTACGGCCTCTGGCCGATCGTCGTGGTGAACTCGGCGGTGCTCCTGATCTTCGCGTTCAGTTTCACCCGCCCGCGCTCGCCCCGGGACTGGCGCTCGTTCGGCGCCTTCGCGGCCTTCGTGGTCGCCCTGTTCACCGAGATGTACGGGTTCCCGCTGACCATCTACCTCCTGGCGGGCTGGCTGGGGGGGCGCTTCCCCGAGCTCAATCTCCTGACCCACAACGGCGGGCACCTCTGGCAGACCATGCTCGGTCTGCCCGGCGACCCGCACACCAGCCCGCTCCATCTGGTGAGCGATCTGGTCATCGTCGCCGGGTTCATCCTCCTCGGCGCCTCGTGGAAGGTCCTGTATGCCGCCCAGCGCACGGGACGCCTCGCCACGACTGGCCCGTACGCGCGTCTGCGTCATCCGCAGTACGTGGGCTTCACCCTGATCATGGCCGGCTTCCTCCTTCAGTGGCCCACGCTGCCGACGCTTGCCATGTTCCCAATCCTCGTCACGATGTACGCCCGCCTGGCCCGTCGCGAAGAGCGGGACGCCATGGCCATGTTCGGCGACGCCTACGTGCAGTACGCCGCCGCCACGCCGGCCTTCGTGCCGCGCCCCCGGCCCCGTGCCGTACCCTCGGCAGCGTAG